The genomic stretch GGCGATTCCTACATCCATTTTGTAGCGCCGGCAGACGGTGTTTTGAACGGCGTCAGCGCCCCGACACGACTGCTGATCTTCAACATCAAACAGACCATCTGGTTCAACGGCCGGGCGCACACGCTCTGGTTTCCGCCCGATCTCGGCAGTGCCACGTTGGAACAACGGGCGGGCGTCCGGGACGGTGAACATTTCCGCGCCGGCCAGGATGTCTTCAAAATCCGGATCACGAGCGGCGATCATTTGTTCGTGGACCGTTTTACCTACAATTTCCGTCCGCCCCGGCGCGGCGAAATCATCGTGTTCGAAACCAAGGGCATCTATCCGCTACCGCAGGACCAGTTTTACATCAAACGGCTTGTGGCCTTGGGCGGTGACCGCGTTCAGATCGGCAATGACCGGCATTTGCGCATCAATGGCAATCGCCTCGACGCCTCGACGCCGCATTTTGAATTCGTTTATGGCTTTGACCCCAAGGATCCGCCGCGTGACAGCCAGTTCTCAGGCCACGTAAACCAGTTCGTGGCCAACCAGATTGGCTACCAGCATCCGTTGGCGCCACATTTTGAAGATGCTTCGTCGGAATACGACGTGCCGAAGAATTATCTGATGGTCATGGGTGACAACACCATGAACAGCTTTGACTCACGGGCGTGGGGTGCGTTTCCGAAGTCCAACGTGATTGGCCGGTCGTGCTTTGTGTATTGGCCGCTATCGGGCCGGTTTGGGTGGAACAACTTGGTGCATTGAAAATCCCAGTTTGGCGGCAATCTCGGTTGGGCTAGTGTGGTGAGTGATTAGTTCGTGCAATAATGCGTGCGACCTGCGAAGGTGGGGGCATGAGCACCGGTCGCCCTTTGAAACCATTGACCTTGCAGCCCGAAGAGCAAGCCAAGCTCGAACTGATGGCGCGGCGCCCCAA from Verrucomicrobiia bacterium encodes the following:
- the lepB gene encoding signal peptidase I, whose protein sequence is MKRHVWKLLQHQRDILDAEAIAGIEGAMANLNQALREGANRPMLKTYMGRLEEAANKWLKPYPNAGWRENVEVLLVALAVAMGIRTFFLQPFKIPTGSMQPTLFGITSVPDFSKIAAETDDPSEQMVKAREEAKRRDSLTPPTGWERVRQWLAGDSYIHFVAPADGVLNGVSAPTRLLIFNIKQTIWFNGRAHTLWFPPDLGSATLEQRAGVRDGEHFRAGQDVFKIRITSGDHLFVDRFTYNFRPPRRGEIIVFETKGIYPLPQDQFYIKRLVALGGDRVQIGNDRHLRINGNRLDASTPHFEFVYGFDPKDPPRDSQFSGHVNQFVANQIGYQHPLAPHFEDASSEYDVPKNYLMVMGDNTMNSFDSRAWGAFPKSNVIGRSCFVYWPLSGRFGWNNLVH